The sequence CTTGTTGTTCAAAATTCCTACATTGTAATTGCAGCATTAATATATGAAACCAAGCAACTAGCAAAGTACACTCCAATGATTCAACTAGCTGGACTAAATATACTTACTTAAATATATCATCCATTTCGTGCATGTTTGTCATGATGTACAAATAGGCTGCTTTGTACTCTTTATCAGTTAGGTCACGAGGCCCTTGGGGACAAAAAGGTCGTCCAGGATATTTAAAAATGCTCAAATCACACAAGCTTTCAAAGGTTGCAGTACCATCATCATATCGAGGGTTGTGATTTCGACTTGATCTTGCAGTTGACTTAAAATAGAGTGATAGAAAATTTGTGGTCTCCTCAACTAAATAGGCTTCCACTATCGAACCCTCAACACGTGACTTGTTTCCAACCttctttttgattttttgaATAAACCTAGCAAATTAGACAATCATAATAAATGAATCAAGACTAAACTAGTCCAGAACTGAATGGTATGACAATAATTGATTGTTTGTAGCTCCTTACCTTTCATGTGGAAACATCCAACGGAATTGCACAGGACCACCAAGTAGAGCCTCATAAGGTAGATGCATCATCAAATGTTGCATGGAGTTAAAAAAACCAGGAGGAAATATCTTCTCCAATTTGCATATCAGAATAGGTATGTTCTGTTCCATCCTATATACGTTTTCCTTATTAAGCTCTCTGGCACATAATTGTCTATAAAAGAAGCTTAACTCCGCCAAAGTCACCCATATACTCTTAGGAAGGAAGCCACGGAATGCTGCAGGTAGCAAACGCTCCATAAATATGTGATAATCATGGCTTTTCATGCCAAAAATCTTTTTTTGTGCCAAATTCACCCCACGGCTAATATTGGCTGCATATCCATCAGGGAATTTCAGTTCTTTAAACCACTTGAGAATGGTGACCTTATCATTCTTATCAATACAATAAGATGCCTTTGGCTTATGCCACTTGCCATTAGCTTTTAGTTCCAGATGCAGCCATGGTCGATGGCAAATCTCCTGTAAATCTTGTCTTGCCTTCACATTGTCCTTGGTCTTATCAGCGATGTCAAAGCAAGTATTCCAAATAGCTTCAGCAACATTTTTCTCATAGTGCATGACATCAATATTGTAGCGAAGCATCAATTTGCTGAAGTAAGGAAGTCTCCAAAAACATGATATATGTCTCCAATTGTGCTTTTTCCCATAATTATCAGAATCTGTTATGGATGCATTCATTTGAGTTTGAACTTGCTCTCCTGAAAGTTGGCTTGGTCTCCCATGATGTATTGTTGTGTCCTTTCGAAATGCATTTGATCGATTTCGAAACTCGTGATCAGTTGGAAGGAAACACCGATGGCAATCAAACCAGCAGCTTTTCCCTCCATTATTGAGCCGGAATGCCTTTGATTCACACAAACATGTTGGACATGCTAAGTTACCATTGGTGCTCCAACCCACAAAATCAACATAGGCACGAAAATCATGGACTGACCAAAGATATGCTGCCTTCATAGTGAAGTTTTCCTTCTTCGAAGCATCCCATGTTGTCACACCAACCCATATATCAAGTAACTCATTCACCAAAGGTTCCAATAAAGAACTCAAGTTCTTTCCAGGATGTTGAGGACCAGGGATAACAAGGGCAAGCATTATGTTCTCTGGTTTCATGCAAATACCTGGTGGGAGATTATATGGTACCATAAACACAGGCCAACAAGAATATGTTGCAGCATTCATGTTGAATGGTGTGAATCCATCTATAGCTAGACCAAGTCTAACATTCCTAGGATCTTgtgcaaaattagaaaaatctctATCAAATTGAGCCCATGCTTCACCATCTGATGGGTGCATCATCACATTTGGCTTATGTGGAGGGTGTTCTTTGTGCCATCACATTAGGACTGCTATCTCCTCATTACTATACAGCCTTTGCAACCTAGGTGTGATAGGGAGATACCTTAGCACCTTACGTGGAACTTTGCTATGCTCATTCTCATATCGAGAAGTTTTGCAAAAATCACATATAACTTTCTCAGCATTGTCTTTGTAGTAAAGCATGCAATTGTTGTAGCacacatcaattttttcatatggcATCCCAAGGCCAGCAAGAGTTTTCTTTGAACGGTAGAAATTATCATCCAATTTTGACCCAGAAGGGAGGAGCTCATGGATCAATTGCATCACATCATCATAGCATGCTGCTGGCATGTTGTACTGTGACTTGATGGCAAGAAGACGAGATATGGTAGATAAACAGGAGTGTGTTGTCTGACTATGTACTTTCTCATCTGCACTAGCAACCATTCTGTAGAAAGCTTGGGCAGAGGCTGTTGGCTCTTCCTCAGAAAGCTCATAGTCACCGGCTATGTCAACCAACATGTCATCCATCCGATCCAATTCATCAAATTTCTCATTTTCTGCTGAAgttgtgtcacgcccggaatttctatccaaaattccaaacgcttacatgtgcgcgaaccctcgtccaggaatcagccgaggcacacaataacaaattgataatagagtacaattattactctaattaataagcgaataaaatgtcattacagaggtagatagttcctctcaatcaataaagatctaagcagcggaaaataagataaacggcgcagacgattccactccacaggcagcttgaccagggctacacctaatcctccacaccatcagcatcactgtagaactcctcctctgatgaatgattgcaaggtgagtatatgacatactcagcaagccacgcagcaaatatgcaagtgcacaggataacaaaggatggcataatagggtttcatttgcataaacagcatttaataaacatttcagaatttagtaaaacagttgagtaataattaaacaatattattccaacgctatacaacataccctgttgcataggcccaaccattctgaacaaccaatcccggctgcacagttctatctccaaaccaggaatataccattccaaaccaggagctaatcaaattattaccagtcatagtatcttttattatgatgagaggtatgagactaatcacgaaagacattgtttgacccgcccataaccgcgggcacggctattcgaatagttttactctgaccagaggtgtaccactgtacccacaagacacagccccacgacatgtcaccatgcgccttgataccaccacggtacctcagaaaggagctgtgacagtacccctcgcacaacacaatccaccacagcgcaccgttcctggatcataatcacccccttataaacaaggcatggactccccagcgacccccgtgggcttatctccgccacttctcagtctggtgccccgcaatgaactatgctatacaaaaggtaaagccgttgcccacgctggcttgtggttggcacggttaatgtttcacaaccgaaactcgtgaaccggtccttaattgtcatgagcacgaccatcaaaaccatgtactcacaacctaccattaacaggttttagtaggcaaattaattaattaaccaatcatgattaaccatcatgagttatcattaagccatcattgaataatagggagtcataagttatcccaatagtgtgctaatgtttctaagcatggctaagcaatcacatctaatatctagctgaaccaatatataaagctcaactagtcaatttataagaacccaaggtatcaaggaataaagtaatcaagaacaaaagggctataacaaacaataggttaattccacccaatagctttaaacgggatcaacatgctcaaaggggttgtttgggatctgtgtgacttgccttgctggccttggaactcttcaaattcttctcctgcgaaaacagactctccggaaacgtcggaatctaaacagaaaagagcaaaacaccaaaacagcacataaacaagcatgaacagtacatgtggatatttttaacatgtagatctcaatttagaaaaatttagagacttgaaccaactaaatccgagctaagatgaattagttatgaatttttaaagattaaatcggattaaaacacttatatggattttaattgaattatgacgcaataatgaattatttttgaaaaggaaaagaggatttattgcgtcagcggctagggttagcggtggaccaggtgcacggcgacggttcacgggaacggacggccgagatcgatccatccaaaacgaacggccgagatcgaccggtccacggccggaccacggcggacggcatcgatgacgtcggcgatgacgtcatctccggcggcgaccgaaccgcgcgagctcgccggcgaacgacggcgtggcggcgcgaacggagagcacctacgggtagcggacggcacggcgaactcaccgacgaccaaagcgacggcggacgatgaccggacgacgtcggcgacgaggaagaagcggcggcaaccttcggcttgacgacggcgacggagttccggcggtcgacagcgacgacggaggggcggacgaggacggcgacgcgacggcgaccacgacggcggccttcccgagcgacggcgacgactggagcgacggcggcgcacggctggagcggcggcgacgacggcggcgcgaggactcacggcgctagggctctacggacgacgagaggcgaaggcgagggtggcgacgggtagcggagacaccggggatccttttataggggcaaggacacggcggcgaaggcccacggcggccggcgacgagaaggaaagtctagggttcggaggagagagaccgatccgattcgagatcgaatcctccgctttccaaacgattttagccgaagttccaaaagggaaaaggtagaggagatcgagaagatcatttcccctctattgatttcaccggaaacggaaaggatcggccggatttggaaagagacggcggcggcgcggcgctagggtttcgggcggcggcggcgcgaggaagacgacgagtctgacaggcgggccccacctgtcagcgggcggacgcgcgcgcgagcgacggctgcggctgcggactgggccgacttgggccgaggaggagagagagaaggttttgggccgactttcggcccaaagccaaaagagacttttaaaaacctttttccatttaaattattcatgaaatgcaattccatttattaagaatacttccttagctcaaataaatcccagaaaaatctaggaattatagaattaagcaaagtatttaataaaattttatctagccccattttatattggaatttattatttaaaattagatcttctcttctaggcttttaaaatcaattctaataattccaattaaacaacaatttatatatttgaaatttttagggtgtgacaagttGTAGCTTGATCTTCTTGACCAATAGAACACTCACCATGTTCTGACCAGTTCATGTAATTCTCTTTGAAACCCTCACGACACAAATGCATCTCAACCATTTGCCTTTTGTGTGAAACATAGTTTCGGCACAAGGAGCATGGGCActtaatttttccactaacaACAACATTTGGCATGGAAAAAGCATAATCCAAAAAATCCTTAGTTTGCTGTACCCACTCATCAGTTGGTGCACGACCACGTTTCCAGCCAGTATACATCCACTCACGGTTATTTGCCATATTGTGGTTCTGTATGTTCCATCATATAAAAGTTATTTCGTGTGTTTAAACTAACTATCTAGTTTTAGTGCAACGACACACTATATAATATGAGAAGAATTCAGAACCTAAACATCTATGCATTAACATCTGAAAATAGTATGCTATTTTCATAAGCACAAAAGACTAATAAGCAtagtagaaaataaaatgaaaattaaatggCATTGTTTGACATGCACACTGAATAGCTTGCACTAATTCTGTATTGACAATTCAAAAGCTGATCCACCCATTCCAATAAAAGAAAGCCACCCTATCTAGTTAAGCCACGCACTACACAGATCTTTGAATGCTTGCATCCATTTAATAAAAAGATAGTATCAAATTACTAGTTCACACCGCATGGAAATCATTTTAAAAAGCAAGAAACAAGGCTTACAAATTGATACAACAAAACTTTCTGCAttggcatttcatcaaacacctgAAGAACATTAATCACCACAAGATGTACAGAAATAATAGAGAGAAGAACAAGTACCAGAAGATTGGGGAACACCTAGCACCAATCACCGGAGAGGTGAGTAGCAACGACGCGCATCGATCCCACGGCGAGGAGAgaaacggcggcggcagggacgCCACCGTACAAGAGCAGCAGTGCGGCAACTTGCTGAGAGAAGAGAACACACGGGAGGCGCAGGTGAGGAGAACACGCAGCGGCTCaaccggcggcgccaccggcgacaAGCATCGCTGAAGGGGAGATCAAATCCTCTCTAGGGTTCTAAGGACAGAGAGCAGAAGAGGGGAACGGAGAACagaatgaggaggaggagagagaaacagagcTGGACTCTTCTAAATAAACTAATCatctatttctcttttttttttcagcgtgTCATGCCAATTAAATCAATTACGGAATCAACGGTGACAGCTTTGAACGATAACAGTCACCAATATTATAAACAATACTTTTATACTTAACTGAAAAAATTTCATGTAAACTTTTGTGACTGCATAATCCATCCTGTCACcaaacaactaaaatttgtgatagtGTGATACGGCTGTCacgagagattttttttttgactgttCATGCATGACCATCACAAGAGGTGTGGGGCAGTCACCAAAATTCAGTTTTCTAGAAGTGCAAGCAATAGCTGACGTGTAACACTCTTATAAGGTCACGTTAATCCACTATTTTTTCCCACGATCATAGAGGAAATCATGCAcaaccctaaaaatctcaaTCCCTGTCCTCATCCATATacagtaagattttttttccagagaGTACAAAATGCAGGGGAGAGAGGGATGCGGGCGCGGGTGATGATGCCGAACTGGCTGAGGCCGCCGATCGAGGACGGCGAAGAAGAGGTTAGGGTTGGCggagggaagaagagggagaaccgagagaggagagggaatgacatgtgaggcccacgtgggccccactattttaaaaatatttttgtgtgtagCTCACATGTGGGAaacgatttttattattttccgagatataattgccaGGTAAGCGCTACgtcaatgtcatgtgggatggagactagtcaaaccagccacgttaggcccacgttagccaaaaccgccttccaaaccaccgagggacctcatttgcaccggttttgacagtttaAGTACtagttgtatctggttttaggGTTCAAGAACGAAAAACGGAATCGGTGTAAAATTAAGAGACCTCAGATAAACTTATTCCTTCGATAAATTATAGACTTCATTTTTCAGTTCCGTTATATCAACTACCCCGTGATGAAGTTCATGAAGTTCATCAAGAGCATAACCACCCATAATAAGTGTATTCAGATAATTTAATACACCATTTGTTAttgaatatttgatgtttaggaAAATATTTGGATCTTATTTTGAAACTTTAACTATCAATAGTTTCGCATGCTTAgtttaaaaacaaaagaattaGAAGTATAATTGTATTCTGCTTATAATATAGactaattaaattttataaacttatacTAGTTGATCGAAACTTGTTTTAAACGTTAAATATCTACAAAACGAGGGAGTAAATCTCTAGTATTTCGCCTAAAAATGAAAGGTGATTAACATTGTGTAGGACAAATACGTATGACTATGATCACATGAAAATGCAATATGACATCTCTAAATCACTTTCAACATTGATGCCAACGAAATCCACAAATAAGTCCACCTGAATACAGTAATAAATACAAACGGTATTCCTATCTTGGATCTTTTTCCTAGTTCTAGAACAGTGCATTTTATTTAACAAGCAACAGCTGACGTGTAACACTCTTCTAAGGTCACGTTAATCcactatttatttttccacGATCATCGAGGAAATCATGCACAACCCTAAAATCTCAATCCCTGTCCTCATTCATATCCAGTAAGATTTTTTCCAGAAAGTACAAAAATGTGGATTTTAATGTACGTGCTCACGTAGAAAAATACATAAAAGTCTTCTTTGTTTGCGTTCTATTAGAAAAACATTACGATAAcgacttttttttattggataGTTGCGGTGCATTATGACATTCTGCTATGAAAGCATGGTCGTTATGATAGTCATGGATGAGCAAGTGACAGCAACATCCTGCGTTAATTTTCTGCACGCATGGTTAGACACAATCCATCCAGAAGGTTTGAAATTAATCGAGAGCTTAATTAGATTCACATGTTAATTTAACTGGCGTGGCAGCTTATCCTTGTCaggcgccggccggcggctaACTCAGTAATACTGATGATTAATCAATTTTCAAGTCGTacataaatttcttttttttttaaaaaaaaacagagttcaAGCCGTATATAGCTGACGCAACTGTCTGTTGATTCGTCAGTGAATTggttaataaaataatatagtaCTTAGCTGATCTttggctgattttttttacaataaatttTGAAGAGATTTATCATACTCCGTAAACTGTGTGAATTGTGGTGATGTTGAATGATAATCAATTGTTTTCAGCCAGGTAACGATGATCAATTGTGACATTGCTAGTGAAGTACTATACTATATAATAACTGTCTCGCTGATGTCAGTGATGAACTTGATAAGAATTAGCAGGAGTAACTAACTAACTAGTAGGAATTGGCGATGAATTAACTTGATTGTACTGTACGTGAGGTACGTGATGCACGTCGTCATATCTATCTGCCGTGTTCTTGACCACTTCCGTCGAACATTCTTCTTCAGATAATGCAGATAGAGATACTAGAATGCCACAGGTCTTTAGCCCGTTGAGTCAAGCGAATTAAATGATTACGAACTAACGTAGTAATTAACTGCACCCAAAAACAAGATCAGCTCCCCTGCCATTAACTAAGGCCTCTTTATTTAGGCTTAAatttattggcctagacttttaagtcagcttattggcttatatgatttataagccagtgaaTTTagtgtcctaagtttagtggtagagtcatacatctatctcatataagccaaaaaaagcttctccaacctagcttttggcttaatagtgttagagtggcttatggcttcaaaaaagccaaataaaaaagctgcttgtttattttggcttagacttttcgacttataagttggcttataagcctaaacaaagagagcCTAAAACTGGTTAAACTAATTACAGTAGGCTACCGGATTGATTTCAAATATTATGGCTGTTCTTCTTCAGGTTAAAATTTACATAGTtagtttttcaaaaaagaaataatagatAGTtagtttttcaaaaaagaaataatagacATTTATAATTTAAGTTTGACTTATACCTGCACTCGAAACTTTGACTCGTTTTCAGATGAATTAATCACGCAGCCTTTTGAGTTTTGATCCATTCAACTGTTCAAGGTTATCTGCGCGGCGCGAGCGATAAGggctttcagaattcagagtcCACGCCTTGCCCAGCAATCAAATATTACCGCGGGCCAGAAGCTCTCACGCTCGCGAGAAATCAACGCTGCAAAACGCGATGACATCATGATCTGGCAGAAAAATGCAGGCAAtcatcatctccaaaaccacgaAACGAGAGAAACCGATGACGTCGAAAAACCAATCTCAACGCCGTTAGCTCGTGTAACCAACGTGATTACCCGAAACCTGCAGCAAAAAAATCGTGCTGCAGAAAcgttgttttctctttttttttttcaagaaaaggaataatagatGCAGGAACTGTAATGATCCGATCCCATTTGATATGGTCAACCAATTAACCAGCATCTTAGAGCTAATCTGATCCGAGCTGCACATAATCAGATCGATTCTGTGCTCGAGCTGAGCTCGATATACAATCCGGCGCAGATCGTGAGCTCGAACCGAGCTCGATCGACGGGTAACTGTCATTGTCGGTAGCTAGCTTGATGCAGAATCACAAGACTAAATTAATAGTAAGATTTTAGTTATCATCACATACTAAAAAGCTAGTACCGGCCAAATTGCTCTCGGCAGATTCCTCTGCATTTTTTTACTCGCACAACTCCACCGGGTCAATCGTGGCAAGCAAGGCAcgaaattaattttcttttacaaaactGAACAGTAGTATCTTTCTGAACGAAATTGAATACATATTTCTTTCAGACATCCATACTTGACCAAGCACACGCATAGGCAGGCAGCAATCACGCGCCAACATCTGAAGATCAAGTCTTTGCTCCAGAaagaaaaacacacaaaaaaaataataataacacgTACTAGAAGAAGAGCAGGTCGTCGCGGAGACCCAAGAAATAAACGAGTCGGGACAGAAACAGAGGCGATCGCGTTGCGTTGCGTTGGCAAATCCTCTTTAAAAGGCTCGTGCCCGTGGCGCCAGAAATCGTTGATCCGCACACGGTAATATGCAAGAGATGTTGTTCTGCGGCACGGGCAGTTTCAAGGACGTcgacggcaaggcggcggcgccggaggcgaagaagaagaagcaaagcggcggtggtggtggtgggaagaAGGAGAACCCGTACGCGTCGAGGGGGCTCGACAAGTTCTCCACCGTGCTGTCCGAGCTCGAGTCGCGGCGGGAGAAGATCCTTCGccaagtcggcggcggcggcggcggcggcggcgcaccgggggagggcggcggcggcggtggtggtgagcaTGTGCTCGTCCGGTTCGTGCAGTCGGAGGGGAAAGGGTGGGTGCCCATCGTCGTCAAGCTCCCgcctgaggaggaggagcagcagcagcggaaggGAGGGAAGAACAAGCGGAAGCAGCAGGCGGCCGCGACGTCGGCGACCTCGTCGCAGTCGTCCACGCCACCGACGTCGGAGCCCGCCAGCCCCAGGGAGGACGTGATCAAGcccgcgcgccccgccgccgccgccgcggcggcggcgccggggagtGCGAAGCGGAAGGCCGGCGTGAGGTGGTCGTGGTCGGACGTGCGGCCGCGCCACTACATGCCGTTCGTGGCGGTGCTGCTGCTGGCGAGCCTCGTGGTGTTCGGCAAGGTGTTCGCCATCTGCTGCACCTCCGTCTGGTGGTACCTCGTGCCGATCCTGACGGCCAGCTctaatggcgccggcggcgccggcggggcgcACGGCGTGAGGAGATCGAAGGCAGCCGTCAAGGTTCTCGGCAAGAAGGCGAGCGACAAGAAGATGGCCGTGACGCCATTGCTGGGTCCTTCGCACGGCAAGAGGGGTAGCTCCGGTGTCCATGAGTTGATCTCGCCGAGAAGTCATCCACATGGGAAGAAAGGGTAGTAATTCGCGTGGATTCATTCACCACACGCTGTGAAAAAATCAACGCCGTGTTTGTAAATGTTTATACAGTAGGGTGGCCAGGAAgatcagattttttttgttatctttCCTACCGTTTCGATTCAGTTTGGTTGCAAATTGCAGCCAGTGTTCATGTAGCATCAGCCCCCTTCTTGTGTGGCTACCCAAAATTGTTCATAAATTTTACAGAATTTTGTCCATTAACTCGTCCCTGGTGTACCGCACGCAGCTTATTTTCATCTCTATCTATGTTAACTATGCCTTCGACTTCTGGATCTCTGGTTGATTTGAGAGAGCGACATTCGTTTATACGTTGTggaaacatgtttttttttcttggctcTATCCGTTGACCTTGTTTTTAGGTATAATCATCAGTAAAGAACTTCTAGATTCAGGCATGTGATTGTGTAGCCACGCAGATCACAATGAATAGAAAGTCAAGCATGTGTACTTCTAGAAGTTAGAGAACTTATGTTTGACAATCCAGAAGAAAATGCAATTGTACCTGCCTCGTCAATGTCAATTCACAAAATCTGACTTTTAACCAATACAAACAGTCATGCTTAGAATTTGCAGGCTTAGGCTGATCTTAGCCATTGCAATTTCTCATTCAGCAAAATTGTGAGTTTGTGATTGAACAATGAATGAGCATACATTGAGATGCCAACAGTGCAAATTCTTTTACAAATCACAAGCAAGACTGTTGTGATGATCTCTGGGAATCAACCAGGACATAGGCTAATAGTAATAACTACGCAATACCTAATTCAGAAAGACTTTACTGTTAGACTAATGATGAAACAGCAGAATGATACAGTACAATCATTTTCCCTGTCCTTGGAACCAAGTAATCCCACCATCATGTCATGCCCTATATCCATCAATCCTGAATCATAAGGGAAATAATAGATGTTAGAAAATGTTACAAAGAGAATGGTAAAAAAGAAGTAAGCAATACAGCATTCAGGCCAAGAGGAACAAATATATACAATTATCAATACAGCTACAGGCAAATCATCCATGATAACTAAATGGGATGCGGTTGATATTGCATTCTATGCTCCCAGCCGTTCAGCAGTATTAAACCCCCGGCAAGATGAAAATATGCATCAGGATGCACCCAAGGAAGATGAATgcacatcacatcacaaataCTTATATTAGAAGATTTGATATGTTGTCCTACCCTAAATCTCTTTCTATGATCTGACTCAATTCGCGATGTGTAATGTTTCTTCCTTCCATGAACCGATGAATTTCTCTCTTCTAAATTGCTGCGAACAGGCTCGTATTGTGCATTGCGGAAGAAACCTTCACGATCCCAAGTTACTTCATAGTCTACCTTCAACCGTGATCCTTCCTTTAAACAGAATAGATGAGTCAGCTTCCATTATGTTTTCTAAAACATAAAACATAAATGATAACAAGACATTAATTGAGGCTGTTCTGGCATAGATAGTAATACATATGTGGATTTATCCATGTGTAAACAAATTTATGCAGCTTAAACTTGAGTTGTGGTGCCAAGGTAGTGAATATGAGAGAGTATATAtcagtcatcactcatcagagCTGTATGTGGAAGGAAAGCAACAAATCCTACCAACAATTGTGGTCCTCAATCCTCATAGAAGCTGATGCACTTCTAATAATTTCTAATACCTATAAGTATCTGATACCTTAGTAATTTTGTAGTCCTCTTGTCTAGCTAATTTAGTAATGATTTCTCTAGTTAGTAAACACTAATGTAGTCACTTTGCTTTCAATAAACATAGCCATTTATCTGACCATGGAATGTTTATCAGCAGGGTTCACCAAACAAGGAAGCAACCAGATAACCATAGCAAGCTAACGCAGGAAGGTACTGCCTGGCACTCTAAAAGTGGGttcaacccaacccaacccaacccatccCATCCCTTGAACCAAACACACGCTGATAGAGGGTGATGGTTAACTTCAGTGGAAGATAATGATGTGATATCCTGCTAACTTTATTGGAAGACTCAGAACGCTTGGATGTATTTGAAAAGGCCAACAGGACAAAATATATAGGATTC is a genomic window of Oryza glaberrima chromosome 7, OglaRS2, whole genome shotgun sequence containing:
- the LOC127778445 gene encoding uncharacterized protein LOC127778445, which translates into the protein MQEMLFCGTGSFKDVDGKAAAPEAKKKKQSGGGGGGKKENPYASRGLDKFSTVLSELESRREKILRQVGGGGGGGGAPGEGGGGGGGEHVLVRFVQSEGKGWVPIVVKLPPEEEEQQQRKGGKNKRKQQAAATSATSSQSSTPPTSEPASPREDVIKPARPAAAAAAAAPGSAKRKAGVRWSWSDVRPRHYMPFVAVLLLASLVVFGKVFAICCTSVWWYLVPILTASSNGAGGAGGAHGVRRSKAAVKVLGKKASDKKMAVTPLLGPSHGKRGSSGVHELISPRSHPHGKKG